The Verrucomicrobiota bacterium genome has a segment encoding these proteins:
- a CDS encoding SpoIIE family protein phosphatase, with amino-acid sequence MGVDEQLTAMRRDLAHLREQVAHLSSLIEVSHVINSTLELTNLLTIIMDIAKTVMRCEASSLMLIDEATNELVFKVALGEKGELVEKFRLKMGQGIAGWVAQHEEPALIADAAKDDRFFKAVDKETGFETRSVLCVPLKVKGKTIGILQALNPTDRAHFDEADMQLFQAFASQAAVAVENARMHERIIRQRAVEQELEIASQIQQSFLPKKFPDVPGVTIAAVSVPARNVGGDLYDVIDLGDSRVGIAIGDVAGKGVPAALFMVKAMSDLRFHTASVATAAKVLQTVNELAGESDLGVFITALYLVLDVKTGQLEYSNAGHLAPVVIRPGLDGVIRLEEGRNLPLGVAPGTRFDQSEFTLEPGDSVFLYTDGIMEARNAKEEEYGDGRLDALLGGRDASPDELIALVRRDLAVFTQDRPQHDDLTALAFRYEPA; translated from the coding sequence ATGGGCGTTGATGAACAACTGACCGCCATGCGGCGAGACCTGGCCCACCTGCGCGAGCAGGTGGCGCACCTGTCGAGTCTCATCGAGGTGAGCCACGTCATCAACTCGACGCTCGAGCTGACCAACCTGCTCACGATCATCATGGACATCGCCAAGACGGTGATGCGCTGCGAGGCGAGCTCGCTCATGCTCATCGACGAGGCGACCAACGAGCTCGTGTTCAAGGTCGCGCTCGGCGAGAAGGGCGAGCTCGTCGAGAAGTTCCGCCTCAAGATGGGCCAGGGCATCGCCGGCTGGGTGGCGCAGCATGAGGAGCCGGCGCTCATCGCCGACGCGGCCAAGGACGACCGTTTCTTCAAGGCCGTGGACAAGGAGACCGGCTTTGAGACGCGCTCGGTGCTCTGCGTGCCGCTCAAGGTCAAGGGCAAGACGATCGGCATCCTCCAGGCGCTCAACCCGACCGACCGCGCCCACTTCGATGAGGCGGACATGCAGCTCTTCCAGGCGTTCGCGAGCCAGGCCGCCGTCGCTGTCGAGAACGCCCGCATGCACGAGCGCATCATCCGCCAGCGCGCCGTCGAGCAGGAGCTCGAAATCGCCAGCCAGATCCAGCAAAGCTTCCTGCCCAAGAAGTTCCCCGACGTGCCGGGAGTGACCATCGCGGCCGTCAGCGTGCCCGCGCGCAACGTCGGCGGCGACCTCTACGACGTGATTGACCTGGGGGACAGCCGGGTCGGCATCGCCATCGGCGACGTGGCGGGCAAGGGCGTACCCGCGGCGCTGTTCATGGTCAAGGCGATGAGCGACCTGCGTTTCCACACCGCGTCGGTCGCCACAGCGGCCAAGGTGCTCCAGACGGTCAACGAGCTTGCCGGCGAGAGCGACCTCGGCGTCTTCATTACGGCGCTCTACCTCGTGCTCGACGTAAAGACCGGGCAGCTCGAGTACTCCAACGCCGGCCACCTCGCGCCGGTCGTCATCCGGCCCGGCCTGGACGGCGTGATCCGCCTCGAGGAAGGTCGCAACCTGCCGCTCGGCGTGGCGCCGGGCACCCGGTTCGACCAGAGCGAGTTCACACTCGAGCCCGGCGACTCGGTCTTCCTCTACACCGACGGCATCATGGAAGCGCGCAACGCTAAAGAAGAGGAATATGGCGACGGCCGGCTCGACGCGCTGCTAGGCGGGCGCGACGCATCGCCCGACGAGCTCATCGCCCTCGTCCGCCGCGACCTCGCCGTCTTCACCCAGGACCGCCCCCAGCACGACGACCTGACGGCCCTCGCCTTCCGATACGAACCGGCATAG
- a CDS encoding ankyrin repeat domain-containing protein gives MRRRQRDLIGVALVVILCVLAWRLWHGRVSQNTDLNTALFEAVETGNAKAVEALLDKGASVKAVSPEWGTPLHAAASNGDTKIAKLLIERGADVNARPKDAQTDWTPLHAAGTAGHLPMVELLIANDADVNANTPEFSTPLACAAGHGHKRIVELLVSAGADVNLRGTTNGATPLFSAVSHGQTATVNWLLSHGADINAPDAHGTTPLAIAAEEDNEALVDLLTARGAEWTIHVAAARGDLVRLRDLLEHGADPNAQDRRGRTPLSYAAAKEQGAAVKALLDAGADANLHAASSSSVLFTAAANGHTEIVRLLVEGGADVNARAKGFLNMTPLDTAIQHKHDEVAEILRARGGKTSQELRGAGR, from the coding sequence ATGCGACGGAGACAACGTGATCTGATCGGCGTCGCGCTCGTCGTCATCCTCTGCGTCCTCGCCTGGCGCCTCTGGCATGGGCGGGTATCCCAGAACACCGATCTGAACACGGCGTTGTTCGAGGCAGTCGAGACCGGCAACGCGAAGGCGGTCGAAGCCCTTCTCGACAAGGGCGCCAGCGTGAAGGCCGTCAGCCCGGAATGGGGCACACCGCTGCACGCGGCGGCAAGCAACGGTGACACGAAGATCGCCAAGCTCCTGATCGAACGGGGCGCCGACGTGAACGCGCGGCCCAAGGACGCCCAGACCGACTGGACGCCGTTGCACGCCGCGGGAACCGCCGGTCACCTGCCGATGGTCGAGCTCCTGATCGCCAACGACGCCGACGTCAACGCCAACACGCCCGAGTTCTCCACGCCGCTTGCATGCGCGGCCGGCCACGGGCACAAACGCATCGTCGAGCTGCTGGTCTCCGCAGGCGCCGACGTCAACCTTCGAGGAACGACGAACGGTGCGACGCCGCTGTTCTCGGCAGTCAGCCACGGGCAGACCGCGACGGTCAACTGGCTGCTCAGCCACGGCGCAGACATCAACGCGCCGGACGCCCACGGCACGACGCCCCTGGCCATAGCCGCTGAAGAGGACAACGAAGCGCTCGTAGACCTCCTCACCGCGCGCGGCGCTGAATGGACAATCCACGTGGCCGCAGCGCGCGGGGACCTTGTCCGGCTCCGCGATCTGCTCGAGCACGGCGCCGATCCCAATGCACAGGATAGGCGGGGGCGCACGCCGCTGTCCTACGCCGCTGCCAAGGAGCAGGGCGCAGCCGTGAAAGCCCTTCTGGATGCGGGGGCCGATGCCAATCTCCACGCCGCTTCCTCCTCGAGCGTGCTTTTCACCGCCGCCGCCAACGGCCACACGGAGATCGTGCGGCTTCTCGTCGAGGGAGGCGCTGACGTCAACGCCCGCGCCAAGGGCTTCTTGAACATGACGCCGCTCGACACTGCGATCCAACACAAGCACGATGAGGTGGCCGAGATCCTCCGAGCCCGCGGCGGCAAGACGTCCCAGGAGCTCAGAGGCGCCGGGCGATAG